From the Streptomonospora nanhaiensis genome, the window AGCAGCCCGAAGATCAGCAGCATGGCCAGCAGCACGCCGGTGACCCAGGGGGTGACCAGCAGGCTCAGCGGCCCGGAGGCGGCGAACCCGATGATCCCGCCGGCCTCGCGCACCGCCTGGGGGTCCTCGGCCGGCCAGGGGATGCCGTGGCCGATGTGGATGAGCCCGAGCAGGCCCACCAGCAGCGAGGCGGCGCCGATGAACAGCCGGCCCACGTCGGTCTGGCCGGTGCCGGGGGTGCGCATCAGCCGCCAGGCGAACGGCAGGAACAGCAGCGGCAGCACGGGCGAGAAGGTGCCGAACGCGCCGACCACGACCAGGCGGGTGAGGCGCGGCAGCGGGCCCTCGGTGTCCCACCACACGGCGGCGGCGATCAGCAGGCCCAGCGCGAGCAGCACCAGGCCGAAGCCGTCGCGGCGGAGGTCGGGGTCGAGGTCGCGGGCGCTGCGGCCGGCGGCGCGCGCCAAGCCCCCCACGGTGTGCGCGAGCAGCCGCCACACCAGCAGCAGCACCCGGCCGATCCACACGAACAGCAGGGCGATGGGGCCCTCGGAGGCGGCGCCGGCCCGGGAGGGGGCGGGGCGCTTGGCCGCGGGGGCACGGCCGCGCTGGGCGGAGGAGCCGGAGGGACGGCGGGCCGGCGCCTTCTTCCGGCCGGAGCCGCCGCCCCGGGACGCGCCGCCGCCGGATCCTTGAGGGGTCTTGGGCGCACGGGTGGCCATGGTGGGCACCCTACTAGGGTGCGGCACGGCCGCCGAGCAGGCCCGCCCCGGCGTGTCGGGCACGGCGGCGCCCCGGCGCGCCGCCGGCCCGGGGCGCGGGCTAGATCTCGACGATCACCGGGACGATCATCGGCCGGCGCCGGTAGGTCTCGTTGACCCAGCGGCCCACCCCGCGCCGCACCAGCTGGCGCAGCTGGGTGGGGTCGGTGATGCCGTCGGAGGCGGCCCGCTCCAGGGACTCCTGGATCTTGGGGATGACCTCGTCGTAGGCGTCGGCGTCGATGCCCGCGCCCCGCGTGTGGATCTCGGGCTCGCCGACGATCTTGCCGGAGGTGGAGTCCACGGCCACGATGACCGAGATGAACCCCTCCTCGCCGAGGATGCGGCGGTCCTTGAGCGCGGACTCGGTGACGTCGCCCACCGAGGCGCCGTCGACGTAGACGTAGCCGGCCTGGACCTTGCCGGTGATGCGGGCGCGGCCCTTGTGCAGGTCGACCACCACGCCGTCCTCGGCCAGCACGATGCGGTCGCGCTCCAGGCCGGTGAGGGCGGCGATGTTGGCGTGGGCGCGCATGTGCCGCCACTCGCCGTGGACCGGCATGAAGTTGCGCGGGCGCACCATGTTGTGGACGTAGAGCAGCTCGCCGGCCGAGGCGTGGCCCGAGACGTGCACCAGCGCGTTGCCCTTGTGCACGACCTTGGCGCCCCACCGGGTCAGCCCGTTGATGACCCGGTTGACCGAGGTCTCGTTGCCGGGGATGAGCGAGGACGCCAGCAGGACGGTGTCGCCCTCCTCGATGCGGATCTGGTGGTCGCGGTTGGCCATGCGGGTCAGCGCCGACATCGGCTCGCCCTGGGAGCCCGTGGAGACCAGCACGGCCTCGTCGGGGCGCAGGTCGTCGAGGTTCTTGACGTCGACCAGCAGGTCGCCGGGCACGGTGAGGTAGCCCAGGTCGCGCGCGATGTTCATGTTGCGCACCATGGAGCGGCCCACGAAGGCGACCTTGCGGCCGTGGGCCTTGGCGGCGTCCAGGACCTGCTGGACGCGGTGCACGTGGGAGGCGAAGCAGGCCACGATGATGCGCTGGCCGGCGTCGTCGAAGACCTTGTCGATGACCGGCGAGATGTCGCGCTCGCTGGTGACGAACCCGGGGACCTCGGCGTTGGTGGAGTCGGCCAGCAGCAGGTCGACGCCCTCGGCGCCCAGGCGGGCGAACCCGGCGAGGTCGGTGAGGCGGCCGTCCAGCGGCAACTGGTCCATTTTGAAGTCGCCGGTGTGCAGCAGGGTGCCCGCACCTGTGCGCACCGCCACGGCCAGCGCGTCGGGTATGGAGTGGTTGACCGCCAGGAACTCCAGGTCGAAGGGGCCGAACGAGCGCCGGTCGCCCTCCTCGACCTGGACGGTCTCGGGCTTGATGCGGTGCTCGCCGAGCTTGGCCGACAGCAGCGCCAGGGTCAGGCGCGAGCCCACCAGCGGGATGTCGGCGCGCTCGCGCAGCAGGAACGGCACAGCCCCGATGTGGTCCTCGTGCCCGTGGGTGAGCACGAGGGCCGCAACGTCGTCGAGCCGGTCCCGGATGTAGTCGAAGTCGGGCAGGATGAGATCGACCCCGGGCTGCTCCTCCTCGGGGAAGAGCACCCCGCAGTCGATGATCAGCAGCTTGCCCGCGTACTCGAAGACGGTCATGTTGCGGCCGATCTCGCCGAGGCCGCCCAGCGGCACCACGCGCAGGGTGTCGGCGGTCAGCGGCGGCGGCGGGCCGAGTTCGGGGTGCGGATGGCTCATGCGGATCCCTCCGTCAGGCGTTCCACGCCCACCACGCTGGCGGGCACGGCCTGGTGGGGGGCGAGGCCGATGGGTCCCTTGACTCCGGCGGCCGCGAGGTCCTCGCGCAGCAGCGCCTGGAGTTCGATGGAGGCGTCGGCCAGCGGCGTGCGCACGGGGCCGCCGGGCAGGCCGAACATGTTCAGCACCGCCTTGGTCGTGATGACCCCCTGGGTGCGGAAGATGCCCGTGTAGACGGGGGTGAGGCGGCGGTGGATGGCGAGCGCGCGGTGGACGTCGCCGGACTCGTAGGCGTCGATCATGTCGTGCAGGTCGGCCCCGACGATGTGGCCCACGACGCTGACGAAT encodes:
- a CDS encoding ribonuclease J, which encodes MSHPHPELGPPPPLTADTLRVVPLGGLGEIGRNMTVFEYAGKLLIIDCGVLFPEEEQPGVDLILPDFDYIRDRLDDVAALVLTHGHEDHIGAVPFLLRERADIPLVGSRLTLALLSAKLGEHRIKPETVQVEEGDRRSFGPFDLEFLAVNHSIPDALAVAVRTGAGTLLHTGDFKMDQLPLDGRLTDLAGFARLGAEGVDLLLADSTNAEVPGFVTSERDISPVIDKVFDDAGQRIIVACFASHVHRVQQVLDAAKAHGRKVAFVGRSMVRNMNIARDLGYLTVPGDLLVDVKNLDDLRPDEAVLVSTGSQGEPMSALTRMANRDHQIRIEEGDTVLLASSLIPGNETSVNRVINGLTRWGAKVVHKGNALVHVSGHASAGELLYVHNMVRPRNFMPVHGEWRHMRAHANIAALTGLERDRIVLAEDGVVVDLHKGRARITGKVQAGYVYVDGASVGDVTESALKDRRILGEEGFISVIVAVDSTSGKIVGEPEIHTRGAGIDADAYDEVIPKIQESLERAASDGITDPTQLRQLVRRGVGRWVNETYRRRPMIVPVIVEI